A genomic segment from Patescibacteria group bacterium encodes:
- a CDS encoding J domain-containing protein yields MPKLILKDHYLVLGVPREATTSDIKRAYRDRAKELHPDRLGPDATPEELAEAGSLFNEATEAYDVLKDEGLRRDLDRWLADQRYAPVEPSFDQPADWTYETPPVPATPEPDRFEHEGVWLYAVYTISYYPGYVTATIQVSINDVFNLTTWPSTPHNAEITGFEVIDAKGDIVGRGYSLESMRDNYRRYRTEEKRNHDRRSWDTRLKELQVKLAELEAVGIPTDTLERLLRHAQRTVADAFQWEYSDSLSLVVWDDFMPHHIDSRGRRYGHSRDSAVQAIREVEKEIERLTSQDVSESLLEELLSGRITHPDVRFNNELIAAYDLFSIRSGGDIDRYTEETVREHYRQRLEGVAADKLLTTDLRLPDDRELIEEMMEQGLYDLAPMTVEIAGNKKPTSYPVEYFFDRVDGELKPVGVVTVPLVTYKKNREDCGVKSTFPVLPHDIQLLVRVKVSGDPEVISDAHPDGPLLRTEVERCLKRKARRGVPPAEETPPWFVGRIRRP; encoded by the coding sequence ATGCCAAAGTTGATTCTCAAGGATCACTACCTTGTTCTTGGTGTGCCCCGCGAGGCCACCACCAGCGACATCAAGCGGGCCTACCGCGATCGCGCCAAGGAGCTACATCCGGACCGACTCGGACCGGATGCGACACCCGAAGAGCTCGCCGAGGCTGGTTCGCTGTTTAACGAGGCGACCGAGGCCTACGACGTCCTCAAGGATGAGGGTCTACGTCGTGATCTTGACCGCTGGCTGGCCGATCAGCGCTATGCGCCGGTTGAGCCGTCGTTTGACCAGCCGGCCGACTGGACCTATGAGACCCCTCCGGTCCCGGCCACGCCAGAACCCGACCGCTTTGAGCACGAAGGTGTCTGGCTGTACGCGGTCTACACCATCAGCTACTACCCGGGGTACGTCACCGCCACCATTCAGGTGTCGATCAACGACGTGTTCAACCTCACGACTTGGCCGTCAACGCCGCACAACGCCGAAATCACTGGCTTTGAGGTGATTGACGCCAAAGGCGACATCGTCGGACGTGGCTACTCGCTCGAGAGCATGCGGGACAACTACCGCCGCTATAGGACTGAGGAGAAGCGCAACCATGACCGGCGCAGCTGGGACACGCGGCTCAAAGAGCTGCAGGTCAAGCTGGCGGAGCTCGAAGCGGTCGGCATACCAACCGACACGCTCGAACGACTCCTCCGTCACGCCCAGCGAACAGTGGCGGACGCCTTCCAGTGGGAGTACTCCGACAGCCTTTCGCTAGTGGTGTGGGACGACTTTATGCCGCACCACATCGACTCCCGCGGGCGGCGCTACGGTCATTCACGCGACAGCGCAGTGCAGGCGATTCGAGAGGTCGAAAAGGAGATCGAACGGCTCACCAGCCAGGACGTCTCTGAGTCGCTGTTAGAGGAGCTGTTGTCTGGGCGGATCACCCACCCGGACGTCAGGTTCAACAACGAGCTCATCGCCGCCTACGACCTGTTCAGCATCCGGTCGGGCGGAGATATCGATCGCTACACCGAAGAGACGGTTCGGGAGCACTACCGTCAGCGGCTCGAAGGAGTCGCTGCCGATAAGCTCCTGACCACCGATCTACGGCTACCCGACGATCGCGAGCTCATCGAGGAGATGATGGAGCAGGGGCTGTACGATCTGGCACCCATGACGGTGGAGATCGCCGGCAACAAGAAGCCCACCAGCTACCCGGTTGAGTACTTCTTTGACCGGGTGGACGGTGAGCTCAAGCCGGTTGGCGTGGTAACTGTACCGCTGGTCACCTACAAGAAGAACCGCGAGGATTGCGGCGTTAAGTCGACCTTCCCGGTACTTCCCCATGACATCCAGCTCCTAGTTCGGGTCAAGGTGTCGGGTGACCCCGAGGTCATCAGTGACGCCCATCCCGACGGCCCGCTGCTGCGCACCGAGGTTGAGCGCTGTCTCAAACGCAAAGCCCGTCGCGGAGTTCCGCCTGCCGAAGAGACGCCTCCGTGGTTTGTTGGACGAATCCGACGGCCATAA
- a CDS encoding triose-phosphate isomerase codes for MKHYSIVGNWKMHETPDQAVKLVERLQKQLKPHTHVTTVVCPPFVDLHQVKDMLEPDLLKLGAQNLYEKDEGAITGEVSGPMLKPLVDYVIVGHSERRKYAHERDIQIADKLAAAVRNDLKPILCVGEKLSDREEGHSRRVVVDQLHVDLSQLTDDDVRSLTVAYEPIWAIGTGEFAKPSQVTPVVAVIRETLVELFGKEVGSQVEILYGGSVDADNASAYLELDDVNGLLVGGASLNYQTFAKIVELAQKQAE; via the coding sequence ATGAAGCACTACAGTATTGTGGGCAACTGGAAGATGCACGAGACGCCGGATCAGGCGGTCAAGTTGGTTGAGCGGCTGCAAAAGCAGCTCAAGCCGCATACTCATGTAACAACGGTGGTCTGTCCCCCATTTGTTGACCTGCACCAGGTTAAGGATATGTTGGAGCCGGACCTGCTTAAGTTGGGCGCCCAAAACCTTTACGAAAAAGATGAGGGGGCGATTACCGGTGAGGTGTCCGGCCCAATGTTAAAGCCTTTGGTGGATTATGTAATCGTGGGGCATTCCGAGCGCCGCAAGTACGCTCATGAGCGCGACATCCAGATTGCCGATAAGCTGGCGGCGGCGGTCCGAAACGACCTCAAGCCAATTTTGTGCGTTGGCGAAAAGCTATCTGATCGCGAGGAGGGCCACAGTCGCCGAGTGGTGGTCGACCAGCTACACGTTGACTTAAGTCAGCTAACCGATGATGATGTTCGCAGTCTGACGGTCGCCTACGAGCCGATCTGGGCGATTGGCACCGGTGAGTTTGCTAAGCCCAGCCAGGTTACTCCGGTGGTGGCGGTGATCCGCGAAACCCTGGTGGAGCTGTTTGGCAAAGAGGTCGGTAGCCAGGTTGAGATTTTATATGGCGGCAGCGTTGATGCCGATAATGCCTCGGCGTATCTAGAGCTTGACGATGTTAATGGTCTGCTGGTG
- a CDS encoding phosphoglycerate kinase — MKYKTVKDLDLKGKRVLVRVDYNVPIDDGEVGDTLRIEASFETLNYLLGQGCSLVLISSAGRPGGKVVPELSLAPIAKKAAELLGKPIAFIPESVGPQAVAAAKALRPGDIMMLENLRFHEEEEANSPAFARQLADLGEVYVDDAFANIHRKHASMVGIPEFLPGGIGFLVEKEIQHIGGALDKPVRPLVAIIGGAKVSTKIEVLDNLMKYVNKLVIGGAMANTFLAAQGHEVGKSKQDKDDYEIALRVIGDAQEVGVEMVLPEDVLVSKSVEKGPAKLVDIKEVGKDDYIVDLGPKTVAKMVNPLDFKGSVIWNGPLGITEVPEFAKYTHLLAENIIESGAPCIVGGGDTAAFVDEAGLHDKFTWVSTGGGASLELMSGRELPGLEVLEA; from the coding sequence ATGAAATACAAAACCGTTAAAGATTTAGATTTAAAAGGCAAACGAGTGTTGGTGCGAGTCGATTATAATGTGCCGATTGATGATGGCGAGGTGGGCGATACGCTGCGAATTGAGGCTTCATTTGAGACATTGAATTATTTGCTAGGTCAGGGGTGCTCGCTGGTGTTAATAAGCTCGGCGGGCCGGCCAGGGGGCAAGGTGGTGCCGGAACTAAGCTTGGCACCGATTGCTAAAAAGGCAGCTGAGTTACTGGGTAAGCCAATCGCGTTTATCCCCGAAAGTGTTGGACCGCAAGCGGTGGCGGCGGCTAAAGCACTCCGCCCGGGGGACATTATGATGCTGGAGAATCTGCGGTTTCATGAAGAAGAGGAGGCCAACTCCCCTGCTTTTGCGCGTCAGCTGGCCGACTTGGGCGAGGTGTATGTGGACGATGCGTTTGCTAACATCCACCGCAAGCATGCTTCGATGGTGGGTATCCCGGAGTTTTTGCCTGGAGGCATTGGGTTCTTGGTAGAAAAGGAGATTCAGCACATTGGTGGCGCGCTGGATAAGCCGGTGCGGCCGTTGGTAGCAATTATTGGCGGCGCTAAGGTTTCAACCAAGATCGAGGTACTTGATAACTTAATGAAGTACGTTAATAAGTTGGTGATTGGCGGAGCGATGGCCAACACCTTTTTGGCGGCACAGGGCCACGAGGTGGGTAAGAGTAAGCAAGATAAGGATGATTATGAGATTGCGCTTCGAGTTATAGGTGACGCTCAAGAGGTGGGTGTTGAGATGGTTTTGCCGGAAGACGTGCTGGTGAGTAAAAGTGTCGAGAAAGGTCCAGCTAAGCTGGTTGACATTAAAGAGGTGGGTAAGGACGACTATATTGTTGACCTTGGACCCAAGACGGTGGCAAAGATGGTTAATCCGCTCGATTTTAAGGGGAGCGTGATTTGGAACGGTCCGCTGGGAATTACCGAGGTACCGGAGTTTGCCAAGTACACTCACCTGCTGGCTGAAAACATTATTGAGTCGGGCGCTCCGTGTATTGTGGGCGGCGGCGACACGGCGGCGTTTGTGGATGAGGCCGGCTTGCACGATAAGTTCACTTGGGTGAGTACCGGTGGCGGTGCCAGCCTTGAGCTGATGTCCGGTCGCGAACTGCCCGGTTTAGAAGTGCTGGAGGCGTAA
- a CDS encoding insulinase family protein → MQHEVSEHELAGGARLLFIRIPNTITFYWGSYFRAGYRFVNKIQDYELPHLAEHLAFEGTKQYPDDIKFKVEVERDGAYYNATTGFNLVKYYFEGGRDELRRIISLNMSQIYEPLLRPNDMAQEKQVITRELGQKKENDNIQARYVGYNTIIPKMNPDISQRIEWLQGVSLDDMKRYRREFYGTANTMFLLAGDYSDAELAGIIAHINDELVGKPKGSLRPVVPAKIGDFGGKIITPRPFRDNQSIFYLTFVHAGRDLVHEPALSILDALCTGGLSGRVHDKARKAGLAYGVGSGFEVDSDTSEFYLGSQTDIGQLEPLFELVVRELAEIRAGNFDDSELDWAKGYKIGRVRRGGQTPADFADWYGNLAALGLSNENPEEWVGKLRAVDRQAIMRATQKYLRHDVSLLSLVGKGLEQNHTAYQGILSKYLA, encoded by the coding sequence ATGCAGCACGAAGTTAGTGAACATGAGCTAGCTGGGGGCGCTCGCCTGCTTTTTATCCGTATCCCTAATACCATTACCTTCTACTGGGGAAGCTATTTCCGAGCTGGATACCGTTTTGTAAACAAGATTCAGGATTACGAACTGCCTCATTTAGCGGAGCATCTGGCATTTGAGGGCACAAAACAATATCCGGATGACATTAAATTCAAGGTTGAGGTTGAGCGTGACGGGGCTTATTACAATGCGACGACCGGCTTCAACCTTGTAAAGTACTACTTTGAGGGTGGCCGAGATGAGCTAAGGCGTATTATATCGTTGAACATGAGTCAGATCTATGAACCGCTCTTAAGGCCGAATGATATGGCGCAGGAAAAGCAGGTGATAACAAGAGAGCTGGGTCAGAAAAAAGAAAACGATAACATCCAGGCTCGCTATGTTGGCTATAACACAATTATTCCCAAGATGAACCCTGATATTAGCCAGCGTATTGAGTGGTTGCAGGGTGTCTCGCTCGATGACATGAAGCGGTACCGTCGAGAGTTTTACGGCACCGCAAACACCATGTTCTTATTAGCCGGGGATTATTCTGATGCGGAGCTTGCAGGGATCATCGCTCATATTAACGATGAGCTTGTGGGTAAGCCAAAAGGGTCTTTGCGCCCGGTGGTGCCCGCAAAAATTGGCGATTTTGGTGGCAAAATCATTACCCCACGGCCGTTTAGGGACAATCAAAGCATCTTTTATCTCACCTTTGTTCATGCTGGTCGAGACTTGGTCCACGAACCGGCTCTGTCAATACTGGATGCACTGTGCACCGGCGGTTTAAGTGGGCGGGTTCACGACAAGGCACGTAAGGCCGGTTTGGCTTATGGGGTTGGGTCGGGCTTTGAGGTGGACTCCGACACTTCAGAATTTTATCTGGGTAGCCAGACCGATATTGGCCAGCTCGAACCGCTTTTTGAACTGGTGGTTCGGGAGCTAGCCGAGATTAGGGCGGGTAATTTTGATGATTCAGAGCTTGATTGGGCTAAGGGCTATAAGATTGGCAGAGTAAGAAGAGGTGGTCAAACCCCAGCTGATTTTGCAGACTGGTATGGAAACTTGGCGGCCCTAGGACTATCAAACGAAAACCCAGAAGAGTGGGTTGGTAAGCTGAGGGCGGTTGATCGACAGGCAATCATGCGAGCGACCCAGAAGTATCTTCGCCATGACGTAAGCCTACTATCTTTAGTCGGCAAGGGCTTGGAGCAAAATCACACAGCCTATCAGGGAATCCTTTCTAAATACCTTGCATAA